A window of the Pongo abelii isolate AG06213 chromosome 10, NHGRI_mPonAbe1-v2.0_pri, whole genome shotgun sequence genome harbors these coding sequences:
- the GDF3 gene encoding growth/differentiation factor 3, which translates to MLRFLPDLAFSFLLILALGQAVQFQEYVFLQFLGLDKAPSPQKFQPVPYILKKIFQDREAAATTGVSRDLCYVKELGVRGNVLRFLPDQGFFLYPKKFSQASSCLQKLLYFNLSAIKEREQLTLAQLGLDLGPNSYYNLGPELELALFLVQEPHVWGQTTPKPGKIFVLRSVPWPQGAVHFNLLDVAKDWNDNPQKNFGLFLEILVKEDRDSGVNFQPEDTCARLRRSLHASLLVVTLNPDHCHPSRKRRAAIPVPKVSCKNLCHRHQLFINFRDLGWHKWIIAPKGFMANYCHGECPFSLTISLNSSNYAFMQALMHAVDPEIPQAVCIPTKLSPISMLYQDNNDNVILRHYEDMVVDECGCG; encoded by the exons ATGCTTCGTTTCTTGCCAgatttggctttcagcttccTGTTAATTCTGGCTTTGGGCCAGGCAGTCCAATTTCAAGAATATGTCTTTCTCCAATTTCTGGGCTTAGATAAGGCGCCTTCACCCCAGAAGTTCCAACCTGTGCCTTATATCTTGAAGAAAATTTTCCAGGATCGTGAGGCAGCAGCGACCACTGGGGTCTCCCGAGACTTATGCTACGTAAAGGAGCTGGGCGTCCGTGGGAATGTACTTCGCTTTCTCCCAGACCAAG GTTTCTTTCTTTACCCAAAGAAATTTTCCCAAGCTTCCTCCTGCCTGCAAAAGCTCCTCTACTTTAACCTGTCTGCCATCAAAGAAAGGGAACAGTTGACGCTGGCCCAGCTGGGCCTGGACTTGGGGCCCAATTCTTATTATAACCTGGGACCAGAGCTGGAACTGGCTCTGTTCCTGGTTCAGGAGCCTCATGTGTGGGGCCAGACCACCCCTAAGCCAGGTAAAATATTTGTGTTGCGGTCAGTCCCATGGCCACAAGGTGCTGTTCACTTCAACCTGCTGGATGTAGCTAAGGATTGGAACGACAACCCCCAGAAAAACTTCGGGTTATTCCTGGAGATACTGGTCAAAGAAGATAGAGACTCTGGGGTGAATTTTCAGCCTGAAGACACCTGTGCCAGACTGAGACGCTCCCTTCATGCTTCTCTGCTGGTGGTGACCCTCAACCCTGACCACTGCCACCCTTCTCGGAAAAGGAGAGCAGCCATCCCTGTCCCCAAGGTTTCTTGTAAGAACCTCTGCCACCGTCACCAGCTATTCATTAACTTCCGGGACCTGGGTTGGCACAAGTGGATCATTGCCCCCAAGGGGTTCATGGCAAATTACTGCCATGGAGAGTGTCCCTTCTCACTGACCATCTCTCTCAACAGCTCCAATTATGCTTTCATGCAAGCCCTGATGCATGCAGTTGACCCAGAGATCCCCCAGGCTGTGTGTATCCCCACCAAGCTGTCTCCCATTTCCATGCTCTACCAGGACAATAATGACAATGTCATTCTACGACATTATGAAGACATGGTAGTCGATGAATGTGGGTGTGGGTAG